The following are encoded together in the Bradyrhizobium genosp. L genome:
- a CDS encoding CAP domain-containing protein: MNFNLWVISMRTIARDAIAVFTLVATGTMLADAAKASCDHRPPTPEPLAVNSNANSITINWTPKAGWIDLSVKRKKTNTFVVNVAGGLGGQHRYVVPNLPSNEDFEVMIRSRDETGTKGCVSVPPVVMTVKTEAPAPVTPPTPPPSTSLTPDQNAILAKHNAYRQVCGAPNLVWDAALAANAARWAGGCHTDRFGNFCHQYQSSADCPGAPGSNPNGESTSFAWRTTRQGNGPEQSVMPGQLPADAVKGWYCEVSRFPFDSPNPTIAGGFTGNNCSGTATGHFTQVVWKSTTRLGCASNTCPVPGKPGMTGTLWVCEYAPAGNVNTPQQILANVSKTCARQP; this comes from the coding sequence ATGAATTTCAACCTGTGGGTGATTTCGATGCGGACCATTGCAAGAGACGCCATTGCTGTCTTCACGCTCGTGGCGACGGGGACGATGCTGGCTGATGCCGCGAAGGCGTCGTGCGACCACCGGCCTCCGACGCCGGAACCGCTCGCGGTCAATTCGAATGCGAATTCCATCACCATCAATTGGACACCGAAGGCCGGCTGGATCGATCTCTCCGTCAAGCGGAAAAAGACCAACACGTTCGTCGTGAACGTTGCCGGTGGCCTCGGCGGCCAACATCGCTATGTTGTCCCCAATCTTCCCTCAAACGAGGATTTCGAAGTCATGATCCGGTCTCGCGACGAGACCGGCACGAAGGGGTGCGTCTCCGTTCCACCGGTCGTGATGACCGTCAAGACGGAAGCGCCGGCGCCCGTCACACCGCCGACACCTCCGCCATCGACCTCGCTGACGCCTGACCAGAATGCCATTCTCGCCAAGCACAACGCCTATCGTCAGGTATGTGGTGCGCCGAACCTGGTGTGGGACGCCGCGCTTGCCGCGAACGCCGCCAGATGGGCGGGCGGCTGCCATACCGACAGGTTCGGCAATTTCTGCCACCAGTATCAGTCGTCGGCGGACTGCCCGGGTGCGCCAGGCAGCAATCCGAACGGCGAAAGCACATCGTTCGCGTGGCGTACGACGCGGCAGGGCAATGGCCCCGAACAATCGGTTATGCCCGGTCAGTTGCCCGCCGACGCCGTCAAGGGCTGGTACTGCGAGGTGTCGCGCTTTCCGTTCGACAGCCCGAACCCCACCATTGCCGGCGGCTTCACGGGCAACAATTGCTCGGGAACGGCGACGGGACACTTCACCCAGGTGGTCTGGAAAAGCACGACGCGGCTTGGCTGTGCGTCCAATACGTGTCCCGTTCCCGGCAAGCCCGGAATGACGGGCACGTTGTGGGTTTGCGAATACGCACCGGCCGGGAACGTGAACACGCCGCAGCAGATCCTCGCCAACGTGTCCAAGACTTGCGCGCGCCAGCCGTAA
- a CDS encoding SRPBCC family protein, translating into MKISVETTVAADIADVWRAYTTPDDIKQWNAASDDWHTTAATVDLRAGGAFSSRMEAKDGSMGFDFAGTYTKVEAPRLIEYAFGDRTAQVTFTPEPGGVKVHVTFDGEDTHSVEQQRGGWQAILENFARYVEAKRRP; encoded by the coding sequence ATGAAGATTTCGGTCGAAACCACCGTTGCTGCAGACATCGCCGATGTCTGGCGGGCCTATACGACGCCTGATGACATCAAGCAGTGGAATGCCGCCTCCGACGATTGGCACACCACGGCTGCGACCGTCGACCTCCGCGCCGGTGGCGCCTTCTCGTCGCGGATGGAGGCCAAGGACGGCAGCATGGGTTTTGACTTCGCCGGAACCTACACCAAGGTCGAGGCGCCCCGCCTGATCGAATATGCGTTCGGCGACCGCACCGCGCAGGTCACGTTCACGCCCGAGCCCGGTGGCGTCAAGGTGCATGTCACCTTCGATGGCGAGGACACCCATTCGGTCGAGCAGCAGCGCGGTGGCTGGCAGGCGATCCTGGAGAATTTTGCGCGCTATGTCGAAGCGAAGCGGCGCCCTTGA
- a CDS encoding GrpB family protein translates to MDEIEIVDYDPRWPLLFGEEAETLRSVLDSSLIVGLEHFGSTAIPGLSAKPIIDILIAVRSLAAAKATFVEALQPLDYVYWHHNPRKDRMFFVKGMPPFGARRTHHVHVTEPEGEMWHRLAFRDYLRSHPEEALTYERLKRRLAAEHPTDREAYTEAKSAYVDLVMRKATGQAG, encoded by the coding sequence ATGGATGAGATCGAAATCGTCGACTACGATCCGCGATGGCCGCTGCTGTTCGGCGAAGAGGCCGAAACGCTGCGTTCCGTGCTCGATTCATCGCTGATCGTCGGGCTCGAGCATTTCGGAAGCACCGCGATTCCCGGCCTCTCCGCCAAGCCCATCATCGATATCCTGATCGCCGTGCGATCATTGGCCGCAGCGAAGGCGACGTTCGTCGAGGCGCTTCAGCCCCTCGACTATGTCTATTGGCATCACAATCCCAGGAAGGACCGCATGTTCTTCGTCAAGGGGATGCCGCCGTTCGGCGCGAGACGCACCCATCACGTGCACGTCACGGAACCGGAGGGCGAGATGTGGCATCGCCTGGCATTCAGGGACTATCTGCGCAGCCATCCCGAGGAAGCCCTGACCTACGAGCGGCTCAAGCGACGGCTCGCCGCCGAGCATCCGACCGATCGCGAAGCCTACACCGAGGCGAAATCCGCTTACGTCGATCTCGTGATGCGCAAGGCGACCGGGCAGGCAGGATGA
- a CDS encoding 2-dehydro-3-deoxy-6-phosphogalactonate aldolase yields MSIPFPPMKRPLVAILRGVKPDEVLGIVSGLIEAGMTAIEIPLNSPEPFRSIEIAVKRAPPDVLIGAGTVLTADDVDRLHGAGGRLMVSPNVDVDVLARARARAMVTLPGVLSPTEALLAARAGASGLKFFPASVLGAAGITAIRAVLPPDLMVAAVGGVSDRNFAEYVKAGIRAFGLGSSLYKPGITAVEIAARARVTIDAYDAAVRSAG; encoded by the coding sequence ATGAGCATTCCGTTTCCGCCGATGAAGCGCCCGCTGGTCGCGATCCTGCGCGGGGTGAAGCCGGATGAAGTTCTGGGCATCGTCAGCGGGCTGATCGAGGCCGGCATGACCGCGATCGAGATTCCGCTCAACTCGCCGGAGCCGTTCCGCTCGATCGAGATCGCCGTGAAACGTGCACCGCCCGACGTGCTGATCGGCGCGGGCACGGTGCTGACGGCTGATGACGTCGATCGCCTGCACGGTGCCGGCGGCCGGCTGATGGTGTCGCCGAATGTCGATGTCGACGTGCTGGCGCGGGCGCGTGCGCGTGCGATGGTGACGCTGCCCGGCGTGCTCTCGCCGACCGAGGCGCTGCTGGCGGCGCGGGCGGGCGCGTCGGGCCTGAAATTCTTTCCGGCGAGCGTACTGGGTGCTGCCGGCATCACAGCGATCCGCGCGGTGCTGCCGCCGGATCTGATGGTTGCGGCGGTCGGCGGCGTCTCCGACCGGAATTTTGCCGAGTATGTGAAGGCAGGCATTCGCGCCTTCGGTCTCGGCTCCAGCCTCTACAAGCCCGGCATCACGGCTGTGGAGATTGCGGCGAGGGCGAGGGTCACGATCGACGCCTATGATGCCGCGGTGCGCAGCGCGGGCTGA
- a CDS encoding YdeI/OmpD-associated family protein: MLKRPRATMPAGIRRALDAAGLMAVFRERPPYQRNDYLRWIARSVRPVTKQKRIDQMLEELRKGGVYMGMAHRPSKRK, encoded by the coding sequence ATGCTGAAGCGTCCGCGCGCAACGATGCCGGCCGGCATTCGTCGCGCGCTCGACGCGGCCGGCCTGATGGCGGTATTCAGGGAACGGCCGCCCTACCAGCGCAACGACTATTTGCGCTGGATCGCCCGCAGCGTCCGGCCCGTGACGAAGCAGAAGCGCATCGACCAGATGCTGGAAGAATTGCGCAAGGGCGGGGTTTACATGGGCATGGCGCATCGGCCGAGCAAACGGAAATAG
- a CDS encoding 2-dehydro-3-deoxygalactonokinase, whose product MSEAAYVAIDWGTSSFRLWLMDAAGGVLGERRSDEGMTVAARTGFAAVLQSHLDALGAAAGLPVVICGMAGARQGWVEAGYIDTPARLSDILDRAAVVGGHAREIRILPGIAQRDRAAPDVMRGEETQLLGALGLDASGAADVCMPGTHSKWVRVRGGIVERFATFMTGELFSAIARDTILSHAVADAEDAIDQDAFGAAARAAFAAPASAANLLFRVRARQLLFGGTASAARETISGTLIGIELAAGLGEHAQGGAITLIASGRLKRLYQLALETLSIPHHAVDADEAVRRGLVTAATAIWTN is encoded by the coding sequence ATGAGCGAGGCGGCCTATGTTGCCATCGATTGGGGAACCAGCAGCTTCCGGCTCTGGCTGATGGACGCGGCCGGCGGCGTGCTCGGCGAACGGCGCAGCGACGAGGGCATGACGGTGGCCGCCAGGACCGGCTTTGCCGCCGTGCTGCAATCGCATCTCGATGCGCTCGGCGCGGCCGCCGGTCTGCCGGTCGTGATCTGCGGCATGGCTGGCGCGCGGCAGGGCTGGGTCGAGGCCGGCTACATCGATACGCCGGCGCGTCTCTCCGATATTCTCGATCGCGCCGCGGTGGTCGGCGGACACGCGCGCGAGATCCGGATCCTGCCGGGGATCGCCCAGCGCGATCGCGCGGCGCCCGACGTGATGCGTGGCGAGGAAACCCAGTTGCTCGGCGCGCTCGGCCTCGATGCGTCAGGTGCAGCCGACGTCTGCATGCCCGGGACGCACTCCAAATGGGTGCGCGTGCGTGGCGGCATCGTCGAACGTTTCGCGACTTTCATGACCGGCGAGCTGTTCAGTGCGATCGCGCGCGACACCATCCTGTCGCACGCCGTGGCAGACGCCGAGGATGCCATCGATCAAGATGCGTTCGGAGCGGCGGCGAGGGCGGCGTTTGCCGCGCCGGCGTCCGCCGCCAACCTGCTGTTCCGGGTCCGCGCGCGGCAGTTGCTGTTCGGCGGCACCGCTTCGGCCGCGCGCGAGACGATCTCGGGCACGCTGATCGGCATCGAACTGGCGGCCGGGCTTGGTGAACATGCGCAAGGCGGTGCGATCACGCTGATCGCGTCGGGGCGGCTCAAGCGGCTCTATCAACTTGCGCTCGAGACGCTTTCGATTCCGCATCATGCCGTCGATGCAGATGAGGCGGTCCGCCGCGGGCTCGTCACGGCGGCGACGGCGATCTGGACGAATTGA